One genomic segment of Candidatus Baltobacteraceae bacterium includes these proteins:
- a CDS encoding class I SAM-dependent methyltransferase, producing the protein MGFDSSFERVIWSRVRSDRELADAAKSRICEHGQADFGDFRVVACYCMCYMHQHFDANLAILRQNAAGPIFTDPDAVVIDFGCGPGTAALVLATRNRELGGQPARFSYLGIDRSTMMHEVATNFLSDNDLFHCGAQRVFFQAARDVPVALAAGKTAALFYCSYVLNQTHLADTDVRDFADVICGIKALGIPRGHLIVSDVNRGQPTNYMRLGRFLRNAAVGITLDIAQYRNYSEGIASNRRSPRVVGDFFPVEQQVKKNVAYAIQQLW; encoded by the coding sequence ATGGGCTTTGATTCCTCGTTTGAGCGCGTCATTTGGTCGCGCGTGCGATCGGACCGAGAATTGGCCGACGCGGCAAAGTCACGAATCTGCGAACATGGCCAGGCCGATTTTGGCGACTTCCGCGTCGTGGCGTGCTACTGCATGTGCTACATGCACCAACACTTTGACGCGAATCTCGCGATCCTGCGGCAGAATGCCGCCGGGCCAATTTTTACCGATCCCGACGCGGTTGTCATTGATTTCGGGTGCGGGCCGGGAACAGCGGCACTTGTCTTGGCGACGCGAAATCGAGAGCTAGGCGGACAGCCGGCACGGTTTTCCTACCTCGGCATCGATCGGTCGACTATGATGCACGAGGTTGCGACGAACTTCCTCTCCGATAATGATCTCTTCCATTGCGGAGCCCAGCGTGTGTTTTTTCAAGCGGCGCGCGACGTACCGGTGGCGCTCGCCGCCGGGAAGACGGCCGCGCTTTTCTACTGCAGCTACGTTCTCAATCAAACGCACCTTGCAGATACGGATGTGCGAGACTTCGCAGATGTTATCTGCGGGATCAAGGCCCTTGGGATTCCACGAGGCCACCTGATCGTATCCGACGTCAATCGTGGACAGCCAACGAACTACATGCGACTCGGGCGATTCTTGAGGAATGCTGCCGTGGGAATAACTCTTGACATTGCGCAATATCGGAACTATTCTGAGGGCATAGCATCGAACAGGCGTTCGCCTAGGGTGGTTGGCGATTTCTTCCCGGTGGAACAGCAAGTCAAGAAGAATGTCGCATACGCAATACAACAACTCTGGTAA
- a CDS encoding helix-turn-helix domain-containing protein codes for MKLTVEQFEAALRALASDRRLAVLEWLKDPRAHFREQVDGDLVDDGVCGVFIAEKLGVSQPTASEHLRVLVAAGLLSGKRIKQWTFYKRDEERIAQLKRWFERAI; via the coding sequence ATGAAACTAACTGTTGAACAGTTCGAGGCCGCGCTGCGTGCGCTCGCCAGTGACCGGCGCCTGGCCGTCCTGGAGTGGCTCAAAGATCCGCGCGCGCATTTCCGCGAGCAAGTCGACGGCGATTTGGTTGACGACGGCGTGTGCGGTGTCTTCATCGCGGAAAAGCTCGGCGTCAGCCAGCCGACCGCGAGCGAGCATTTGCGCGTGCTGGTTGCCGCAGGGCTGCTGAGCGGGAAGCGGATCAAACAGTGGACGTTCTATAAACGCGATGAGGAGCGGATCGCGCAGCTCAAGCGCTGGTTCGAGCGAGCGATTTGA
- a CDS encoding transketolase C-terminal domain-containing protein yields MSSVETLDDAARAMALVDYRDAGELKSVPTRNGFGEGLIEAGTRNVNVLGICADLAESTRMEGFKKAHPAQYLEIGVAEQMLVAMAGGLAAVGKIPWIASYAMFNPGRSWEQVRTIMALNEANVKIAGAHAGVSVGPDGATHQAIEDIAIMRVIPHMTVVVPCDSVQTKKATIALSERFGPTYLRFGRDKSPVVTTEATPFEIGKAQKFRTGDDVAIVACGILVYNALVAAEELASEDGIEASVINNHTVKPMDERAIVDAARTCGAVVTVEEHQVHGGMGSAVAETLAAHYPVPIEFIGVADRFGQSGEPAELIEAYGMGSSAIKDAVRRAYARKQV; encoded by the coding sequence ATGTCTAGCGTCGAAACGTTGGATGACGCGGCGCGAGCGATGGCGCTGGTCGATTATCGCGATGCGGGCGAACTCAAGTCGGTTCCAACGCGCAACGGCTTCGGGGAGGGTTTGATCGAAGCGGGAACGCGCAACGTCAACGTGCTGGGAATCTGCGCCGACCTCGCCGAGTCGACGCGCATGGAGGGCTTCAAGAAGGCCCATCCGGCGCAATATCTCGAGATCGGCGTCGCCGAGCAGATGCTCGTTGCGATGGCGGGCGGGCTTGCCGCGGTGGGCAAGATTCCATGGATCGCGTCGTACGCAATGTTCAATCCGGGGCGCTCCTGGGAGCAAGTGCGCACCATCATGGCGCTCAACGAGGCAAACGTAAAAATCGCGGGCGCTCACGCCGGCGTCTCCGTCGGTCCCGACGGCGCTACACACCAGGCGATCGAGGACATCGCGATTATGCGCGTGATCCCGCATATGACGGTCGTCGTTCCGTGCGATTCGGTGCAAACGAAAAAGGCGACGATCGCGCTCTCCGAACGTTTCGGCCCGACGTACCTGCGGTTCGGGCGCGATAAGTCGCCGGTCGTCACGACCGAAGCAACGCCGTTCGAAATCGGGAAAGCGCAGAAGTTTCGCACCGGCGATGACGTGGCGATCGTGGCATGCGGCATCCTCGTCTACAATGCGCTCGTCGCGGCAGAGGAATTGGCAAGCGAGGACGGCATCGAAGCGAGCGTCATCAACAATCACACGGTCAAGCCGATGGACGAGCGGGCGATCGTCGACGCGGCGCGCACGTGCGGCGCCGTCGTAACCGTCGAGGAGCACCAAGTGCACGGCGGGATGGGTTCAGCCGTCGCCGAGACCCTGGCCGCGCACTACCCGGTGCCGATCGAATTCATCGGCGTTGCGGATCGCTTCGGGCAGTCGGGCGAGCCGGCCGAGTTGATCGAAGCATATGGTATGGGCAGCAGTGCGATCAAGGATGCCGTCCGGCGCGCCTACGCGCGCAAGCAAGTCTAG
- a CDS encoding transketolase — MSTLTPERRKELELRANDVREGIIRSLLAAGSGHSAGSLDMADVFTALYGFIMRHDPNRPDWPDRDRLLLSCGHIAPVRYSAMANFGYLPVEELLTLRKFGSRLQGHPERVKLPALETTSGPLGEGLAQGTGMALGAKLDHKDWRVYVVTSDGEHQCGLHWEAVMTAAKFKLDNLTAVVDRNFIQIDGSTEEVMPLEPLADKYRAFNWEVFSCNGNDIGEFIDVVERAKRVAGKPQVIIANTVPGKGVSYMEGDYTWHGKPPNKDQAGEALRELEATRERILADV; from the coding sequence ATGTCAACCCTCACGCCCGAGCGCCGCAAGGAGCTCGAACTGCGGGCGAACGACGTCCGCGAAGGCATCATCCGCTCGCTCCTCGCCGCCGGCTCAGGCCACAGCGCCGGCTCGCTCGACATGGCCGACGTCTTCACGGCCCTTTACGGCTTCATCATGCGCCACGATCCGAACCGCCCCGACTGGCCCGATCGCGACCGCCTGTTGCTCTCGTGCGGGCACATCGCGCCCGTTCGCTATTCGGCGATGGCGAACTTCGGCTACCTGCCGGTCGAGGAGTTGCTGACGTTGCGCAAGTTCGGATCGCGCTTACAAGGACACCCGGAGCGGGTGAAACTGCCGGCGCTGGAGACGACCTCGGGGCCCCTCGGCGAAGGGCTCGCGCAGGGCACGGGCATGGCGCTCGGCGCCAAGCTCGACCACAAAGATTGGCGCGTTTACGTCGTCACCTCCGATGGGGAACATCAGTGCGGTCTGCATTGGGAAGCCGTGATGACCGCCGCCAAATTCAAGCTCGACAATCTCACCGCCGTCGTCGATCGCAACTTCATTCAAATCGACGGCAGCACCGAAGAGGTGATGCCGCTGGAACCGCTTGCGGATAAGTACCGCGCTTTCAACTGGGAAGTGTTCTCGTGTAACGGCAACGACATCGGCGAGTTCATCGACGTTGTGGAACGCGCGAAGCGCGTCGCCGGTAAACCGCAGGTGATCATCGCGAACACCGTTCCCGGCAAAGGCGTGAGCTACATGGAAGGCGACTACACGTGGCACGGCAAGCCGCCGAACAAGGACCAAGCCGGCGAGGCGCTGCGGGAACTCGAGGCAACGCGTGAGAGGATCCTCGCCGATGTCTAG
- a CDS encoding SpoIIE family protein phosphatase, producing the protein MAFEAAGEFDAATLRTFAQRLERVTLVLDSSAECVQINAAWTAFAGLEADRSLGNGWQLAIHPSDLPGALTAIEAGMRAEQPFELRYRLRSAHGDYATFAAACLPVRESSGALREWLVISDRADLEHAGDDRFWKLADALPVLVWATDRDDRLTFVNRAWLEYTGLGAGSTIDERNALVHPLDLPFLMRALRGGARAVDFRLRRRADGMYRWHYLRWEHLNAPPFPFYRIGTAMDVHDQRTATELRDRQLRAIAEALPDIVWSTDARGVQDYTNGALQRFTGLSEDECVGDVWQRFTHPLDWLVTRERWNEALITGNPYEIQHRLMRRDGSSRWFLSRARPMRNELGEIVRWFGTSTDIHDQKRLAQEQTYLAELGRIVNSSLELDRTLRHICEAAVPLLADSCQIDLLTNGVLRRAAAAHNGPQREVSAARIRENVFGGERASVFTERIDDSSFQTIVVPMRVRGKPIGAISFIRPHDSGEDGIANVGFLEEVARRCALAIQNAQLYQREHRVADALQTASLPKRLPEVDGIEMDAIYVPGRSEAQIGGDWYDAFVLPDGRIVVSIGDVAGSGLDAAVTMSNMRQVIRGIAQVHAEPVLMLNSADRALRMDDPDRFVTAFVGVIDPIASTMTYASAGHLPPYIRRRDGTLDELVFVDLPLGLRERFSIETCSVSVGDGDLLVFYTDGLVESSHNLEEGVRILRAALSDPQIDRAAHPAAFIRDSVLLDGARDDVAILTLRVHGDARLGNLRRWSFAALEPVGLARIRHELRAALIEYGVSELHLETAEVVLGELTGNVVRHAPGAVEIVLDHTAGKLVLHVIDEGPGFERAPMLPVDVMSESGRGLFIVSRLTGEFSITKRHPRGSHARAVLPK; encoded by the coding sequence ATGGCCTTCGAAGCAGCGGGCGAGTTCGACGCGGCGACGCTGCGAACGTTCGCTCAGAGGCTCGAACGCGTTACGCTCGTTTTAGACTCGAGCGCCGAATGCGTGCAGATCAACGCAGCCTGGACCGCCTTCGCCGGACTCGAAGCCGACCGTTCGCTCGGGAACGGTTGGCAATTGGCCATTCACCCCAGCGACCTTCCCGGCGCACTGACGGCAATCGAAGCCGGCATGCGCGCGGAGCAGCCGTTCGAGCTGCGCTATCGTTTGCGATCGGCGCACGGCGACTACGCGACCTTTGCCGCGGCTTGCCTTCCGGTACGAGAAAGCTCCGGCGCGCTGCGCGAATGGCTCGTCATCTCCGACCGCGCGGACCTGGAACATGCCGGGGACGATCGTTTTTGGAAACTCGCGGACGCGCTGCCGGTGCTGGTATGGGCGACCGATCGCGACGATCGCCTCACCTTCGTCAATCGCGCCTGGCTGGAATACACCGGACTCGGCGCCGGGTCCACGATCGACGAGCGCAACGCGCTCGTGCATCCGCTCGATCTTCCTTTCTTGATGCGGGCCCTACGCGGGGGCGCCCGGGCGGTGGACTTCCGGCTGCGCCGGCGCGCCGACGGAATGTACCGTTGGCACTATCTGCGCTGGGAGCATCTGAACGCTCCGCCCTTCCCATTTTATCGCATCGGCACCGCGATGGACGTGCACGATCAACGCACGGCGACCGAGCTGCGCGACCGTCAATTGCGCGCGATCGCCGAAGCGCTTCCCGACATCGTGTGGTCGACGGACGCGCGCGGCGTCCAGGACTATACCAACGGCGCGCTCCAGCGGTTCACGGGTCTGTCCGAAGACGAATGCGTCGGAGACGTCTGGCAGCGCTTCACCCATCCGCTCGACTGGCTGGTGACACGCGAGCGTTGGAACGAGGCTTTGATAACCGGTAATCCGTACGAGATTCAGCACCGGCTGATGCGCCGCGACGGAAGTTCACGTTGGTTTCTCTCGCGCGCACGCCCGATGCGCAACGAACTGGGTGAGATCGTGCGCTGGTTCGGAACGAGTACCGATATCCACGACCAGAAGCGCCTGGCGCAGGAGCAAACGTATCTCGCCGAACTGGGACGGATCGTCAACAGTTCGCTCGAACTCGATCGCACGCTGCGCCACATCTGTGAAGCCGCCGTTCCGCTGTTGGCCGATTCCTGTCAAATCGATCTGTTGACCAACGGGGTGCTGCGCCGCGCCGCCGCGGCGCACAACGGGCCGCAGCGCGAGGTGTCGGCGGCGCGGATTCGTGAAAACGTGTTCGGCGGCGAGCGCGCTTCGGTCTTCACCGAACGCATCGATGATTCGTCGTTCCAAACGATCGTCGTTCCGATGCGCGTGCGCGGAAAACCGATCGGCGCGATTTCATTCATTCGGCCGCACGATTCCGGTGAAGACGGTATCGCCAACGTCGGCTTCTTGGAAGAAGTCGCGCGGCGCTGCGCGCTGGCGATTCAGAACGCGCAGCTCTACCAGCGCGAGCACCGAGTCGCGGACGCGCTACAAACCGCCTCGTTGCCGAAGCGCCTTCCGGAAGTCGACGGCATCGAAATGGACGCGATTTACGTGCCGGGGCGGAGCGAAGCGCAGATCGGCGGCGATTGGTACGACGCCTTTGTGCTTCCCGACGGGCGGATCGTCGTTTCGATCGGCGACGTGGCCGGAAGCGGACTCGACGCCGCCGTCACGATGAGCAACATGCGTCAGGTCATTCGCGGCATCGCGCAGGTGCATGCCGAGCCGGTACTGATGCTGAATTCGGCCGACCGCGCGCTGCGGATGGACGATCCGGATCGTTTCGTGACGGCGTTCGTCGGTGTCATCGACCCGATCGCGAGCACGATGACCTATGCAAGCGCCGGTCACCTTCCACCGTATATTCGCCGCCGCGACGGCACGCTCGACGAGCTGGTATTCGTGGATTTGCCGCTCGGCCTGCGCGAACGGTTTTCGATCGAAACGTGCAGCGTGAGTGTGGGCGACGGCGACTTGCTCGTGTTTTACACGGACGGGCTGGTGGAATCGTCGCACAACCTCGAGGAAGGCGTGCGAATACTACGCGCTGCCTTGAGCGACCCGCAGATCGATCGGGCTGCGCATCCCGCCGCCTTCATTCGGGATAGCGTACTGCTCGACGGCGCGCGCGACGACGTCGCGATCCTGACGCTGCGAGTACACGGTGATGCGCGCCTGGGCAACTTGCGGCGCTGGAGCTTTGCGGCGCTCGAGCCCGTCGGGCTCGCGCGCATCCGCCACGAGCTTCGCGCCGCGCTGATTGAATACGGCGTTTCCGAACTACACTTGGAAACCGCCGAGGTCGTGCTGGGCGAGTTGACCGGAAACGTCGTTCGTCATGCGCCCGGTGCGGTGGAAATCGTGCTCGATCACACCGCGGGCAAGCTCGTGCTGCACGTAATCGACGAGGGACCCGGCTTCGAGCGCGCGCCGATGCTGCCGGTGGACGTCATGAGCGAATCGGGACGGGGACTGTTCATCGTCTCCCGTCTGACGGGCGAATTCAGCATAACGAAACGGCACCCGCGTGGCTCTCACGCGCGTGCCGTTCTTCCGAAATAG
- a CDS encoding RidA family protein: MADIVRLKPGPRYSAGVLYGGLLFTAGQVDAQAHDVAGQTRNVLAKLDALLAEAGTTRSRILSANIWLADIASFDAMNAVWDAWIDPSNPPARATVESKLAAPEYLVEVSLVAALD, encoded by the coding sequence ATGGCAGATATCGTGCGACTCAAACCCGGTCCGCGCTACAGCGCGGGCGTGCTCTATGGCGGTTTGCTCTTTACCGCCGGACAGGTCGATGCGCAAGCTCACGACGTTGCGGGACAGACACGCAACGTGCTGGCAAAGCTCGATGCGTTGCTGGCGGAAGCCGGAACGACGCGTTCGCGCATTCTCTCCGCCAACATTTGGCTTGCCGACATCGCGTCGTTCGATGCGATGAACGCCGTATGGGACGCCTGGATCGACCCGAGCAATCCGCCGGCGCGTGCGACCGTCGAAAGTAAGCTCGCGGCGCCGGAATACTTGGTGGAGGTGTCGCTCGTCGCGGCGCTGGACTAA
- a CDS encoding acyl-CoA thioesterase, with protein sequence MNPYESIVERRTELVFPQDANVLGTLFGGKAVAMMDEVGAIVAMRACRKAVVTASIDRIDFKEPIRVGEFVEVVARIVKVGRTSLTAQVELWAEEPASGRRRLSATGSFVFVAVDRDGRPTPIRD encoded by the coding sequence ATGAACCCGTACGAATCGATCGTCGAGCGACGTACCGAGCTGGTCTTTCCGCAAGATGCTAATGTGCTCGGCACGCTCTTCGGCGGCAAGGCCGTCGCAATGATGGACGAGGTCGGCGCGATCGTCGCGATGCGTGCCTGCCGTAAGGCCGTGGTCACCGCTTCGATCGACCGCATCGACTTCAAAGAGCCGATTCGCGTCGGCGAATTCGTCGAGGTCGTGGCGCGCATCGTGAAGGTCGGGCGGACCTCGCTCACCGCGCAGGTCGAACTCTGGGCCGAAGAACCGGCCAGCGGCCGCCGGCGCCTCTCGGCCACCGGCTCCTTCGTCTTCGTCGCGGTCGATCGCGACGGGCGCCCCACCCCGATCCGCGACTAG
- the rpsO gene encoding 30S ribosomal protein S15, translated as MPLTKEQKAEIAAKYGRGSNDTGSAEVQIAILTASINQLTDHLKVHKKDHHSRRGLLLQVGQRRRLLNYLQKKDLERYRSLIGELGLRR; from the coding sequence GTGCCTCTCACCAAAGAACAAAAGGCGGAGATCGCCGCCAAGTACGGCCGCGGATCGAACGATACCGGCTCGGCCGAAGTGCAGATCGCGATCTTGACCGCCTCGATCAACCAGCTCACCGATCACCTCAAGGTGCACAAGAAGGACCATCACAGCCGGCGCGGCCTTTTGCTGCAGGTCGGCCAGCGGCGCCGCCTGTTGAATTACCTGCAAAAGAAAGATCTCGAGCGCTATCGCTCGCTCATCGGCGAACTGGGACTGCGCCGCTAG